A single Acidaminococcus sp. DNA region contains:
- a CDS encoding bifunctional riboflavin kinase/FAD synthetase: MRIITSFEELQTAPLEPSAAALGTFDGLHLGHQRVISTCNRYAETHGLSKMVFTFSSHPLATLMPELEPKRLLINGDKEIIMRRLGVNVLINIPFTKSLSQMSADDFLQLLKNLGVRAVSIGMNFSFGSGGRGNVQYLNMQGGKYGLKILSCPLLKMDGLIVSSTQIRKAIKEGDVALARKMLGRPYVMQGKVVPGYQRGRKMGFPTANLDLTGTKMAVPADGVYEGESVVDGRRYKVMVNIGKNPTFALEKVTLEAHIIGFHGDLYGDYLRVALLRKIRDEHQFASAEELMEQLKKDRETILSGE, translated from the coding sequence ATGAGAATCATAACTAGTTTTGAAGAATTGCAAACTGCACCTCTTGAACCTTCAGCGGCGGCACTTGGCACGTTTGACGGCCTGCATCTGGGACACCAAAGGGTCATCAGCACGTGTAACCGTTATGCAGAGACACACGGACTCAGCAAGATGGTTTTTACGTTCAGCAGTCATCCGCTCGCCACGCTGATGCCGGAACTGGAACCGAAACGGCTCCTCATCAATGGGGATAAAGAGATTATCATGAGACGTCTCGGCGTCAATGTGCTGATCAATATTCCCTTCACAAAATCGCTTTCTCAGATGTCGGCAGATGACTTTCTGCAGCTTTTGAAAAATCTTGGCGTTCGTGCAGTCAGTATTGGTATGAATTTCAGCTTTGGATCCGGCGGACGCGGCAATGTCCAGTACCTGAATATGCAGGGCGGCAAGTACGGGCTGAAAATTCTTTCCTGCCCGCTGCTGAAGATGGACGGGCTCATTGTGAGCAGTACCCAGATTCGCAAGGCCATCAAGGAAGGCGATGTGGCCCTTGCCAGAAAAATGCTGGGGCGGCCCTACGTCATGCAGGGAAAAGTCGTGCCCGGTTACCAGCGCGGCCGTAAGATGGGATTCCCGACCGCCAATCTGGATCTGACGGGAACGAAGATGGCCGTACCGGCTGATGGAGTCTATGAAGGCGAATCCGTTGTGGACGGCAGACGCTATAAGGTCATGGTGAACATCGGAAAGAATCCTACCTTTGCACTTGAAAAGGTGACGCTGGAGGCGCATATCATTGGTTTCCACGGCGACCTTTACGGAGATTACCTGCGTGTTGCCCTGCTGCGCAAGATTCGTGACGAGCATCAATTTGCTTCAGCTGAAGAGCTCATGGAGCAGCTAAAAAAAGACCGGGAGACGATTCTTTCGGGTGAGTAA
- the truB gene encoding tRNA pseudouridine(55) synthase TruB, translating to MDGIFNVLKPPGMTSHDVVGAMRKILNMKKIGHGGTLDPMAAGVLPVFTGTAARFLEYAAHDRKTYRAELTFGMKTDTGDLEGKVLEKSPVRQVPVEELDRVLASFLGEGTQIPPMYSAISVGGQKLYKLARKGIEVERSPRPIIIYKLKRIAYDGAKLLFDVDCSKGTFIRTLCEDIAAALGMKGTMSFLLRTSAGMFTLAMAHTLEEIAENPEACMLPVEFILKEFPRIVVNPLQGRRIAQGVATTLPGLTEGTLYCVALSDGPVIGLAEAKNGRLCAHKIIYIPETEK from the coding sequence ATGGATGGCATCTTTAACGTACTGAAACCACCGGGCATGACCAGCCACGATGTAGTGGGGGCCATGCGCAAGATTTTGAACATGAAGAAGATTGGGCATGGCGGTACGCTCGACCCCATGGCGGCGGGCGTACTTCCTGTTTTTACGGGGACGGCTGCTCGGTTTTTGGAATATGCCGCTCACGACCGCAAAACGTACCGTGCTGAATTGACTTTCGGCATGAAGACCGATACGGGTGATCTCGAGGGCAAGGTCCTGGAAAAAAGCCCTGTTCGCCAGGTGCCCGTGGAAGAACTCGACCGCGTTCTTGCTTCTTTCCTTGGGGAAGGCACACAGATTCCTCCGATGTATTCGGCAATCAGTGTGGGGGGACAGAAGCTTTATAAACTGGCCCGCAAAGGCATTGAAGTAGAGCGCAGTCCCAGACCAATCATCATCTATAAACTGAAGCGCATCGCCTATGACGGAGCAAAACTACTTTTTGATGTGGACTGCTCCAAGGGAACTTTTATCCGCACGCTGTGTGAGGATATTGCGGCGGCACTCGGCATGAAGGGAACGATGAGTTTTCTTCTGCGGACATCTGCCGGCATGTTTACCCTTGCAATGGCACATACGCTGGAAGAAATTGCCGAAAATCCGGAAGCCTGCATGCTGCCGGTAGAATTTATTTTAAAAGAATTCCCGCGGATCGTCGTTAACCCTCTGCAGGGAAGGCGCATTGCCCAAGGTGTTGCCACGACGCTGCCGGGTCTTACGGAAGGCACACTCTATTGTGTAGCTCTTTCGGACGGCCCCGTCATCGGGCTGGCAGAAGCAAAAAATGGGCGGCTCTGTGCGCATAAAATCATTTATATTCCCGAAACTGAGAAATAA
- the rpsO gene encoding 30S ribosomal protein S15 — MLTPARKKELIETYRINEADTGSPEVQIAILTERINYLTEHLKNNKKDHHSRRGLLKMVGQRRGLLNYLMKKNIERYRSIVDRLGLRK; from the coding sequence ATGTTAACACCTGCAAGAAAGAAAGAATTAATCGAAACCTATCGTATCAACGAAGCTGATACTGGTTCTCCTGAAGTTCAGATTGCAATCCTGACGGAACGCATCAACTATCTGACTGAACATCTGAAGAACAACAAGAAGGACCATCATTCCCGCCGCGGCCTGCTGAAAATGGTTGGTCAGCGTCGTGGTCTGTTGAACTACCTTATGAAGAAGAACATCGAAAGATACAGATCTATCGTTGACAGACTGGGTCTGAGAAAGTAA